In the genome of Candidatus Microbacterium phytovorans, one region contains:
- a CDS encoding aminotransferase class V-fold PLP-dependent enzyme, which yields MTAPATESTADAFFDEAARRDARDPLRRFRERFVASESSLVYFDGNSLGRPPRVTVDRLTSFVTDEWGGRLIRGWDESWMALPFDVGDEIGAVTLGAAAGQTVVADSTTVLLYKLVRAAFDAQRAADPARVELVVDRDNFPTDRYIVEGIAKECGGTVRWIDVDLRSGVTGDLLRDAVGPRTAVVVLSHVAYRSGHLADAAALTEVAHAAGALVVWDLCHSAGSVPIELDAWDVDLAVGCTYKYLNGGPGSPAFAYVARRHQASLVPPISGWMGAADVFTMGPTFRPAEGMRRFLSGTPPILGMLAMRDTLEMIRDAGIDAVREKSIALTDFTVRLGEAVLAPRGVTLASPRDAAARGGHVTFSHPAMREVTARLWQQDVLPDYRDPGGLRIGLSPLSTSFAEVATGMAAVAAALDDATASAGGPSAS from the coding sequence GTGACCGCTCCCGCGACCGAATCGACCGCTGACGCCTTCTTCGACGAGGCGGCGCGGCGCGATGCCCGCGACCCGCTGCGGAGGTTCCGCGAGCGGTTCGTGGCATCCGAGTCTTCGCTCGTCTACTTCGACGGCAACTCGCTCGGTCGCCCTCCGCGCGTGACGGTCGACCGGCTGACGTCGTTCGTGACCGACGAGTGGGGCGGGCGCCTCATCCGCGGGTGGGACGAGTCGTGGATGGCGCTGCCGTTCGACGTCGGCGACGAGATCGGCGCGGTCACACTGGGTGCGGCGGCGGGTCAGACGGTCGTGGCCGACTCGACGACCGTGCTGCTCTACAAGCTGGTGCGCGCGGCCTTCGACGCCCAGCGCGCGGCGGACCCGGCCCGGGTCGAGCTCGTCGTCGACCGCGACAACTTCCCCACCGATCGGTACATCGTCGAGGGGATCGCGAAGGAGTGCGGCGGTACCGTGCGGTGGATCGATGTCGACCTCCGCTCCGGCGTGACGGGCGACCTGCTGCGGGATGCCGTCGGCCCGCGCACCGCCGTCGTCGTGCTCTCGCACGTCGCCTACCGGTCGGGCCATCTCGCCGATGCCGCCGCGCTGACCGAGGTCGCCCACGCCGCGGGAGCGCTCGTCGTCTGGGACCTGTGCCATTCGGCCGGGTCGGTGCCGATCGAACTCGACGCCTGGGACGTCGACCTCGCCGTCGGATGCACCTACAAGTACCTCAACGGCGGGCCCGGCTCACCGGCGTTCGCGTACGTCGCCCGCCGTCATCAGGCGTCGCTCGTGCCCCCGATCAGTGGATGGATGGGCGCGGCCGACGTGTTCACCATGGGGCCGACCTTCCGACCGGCCGAGGGCATGCGACGGTTCCTCTCGGGCACGCCGCCCATCCTCGGCATGCTCGCGATGCGCGACACGCTCGAGATGATCCGCGACGCGGGCATCGACGCGGTGAGGGAGAAGTCGATCGCGCTGACCGACTTCACCGTCCGCCTCGGCGAAGCCGTCCTCGCCCCGCGCGGCGTGACCCTCGCCTCCCCGCGGGATGCCGCAGCCCGCGGAGGCCATGTGACGTTCTCGCATCCGGCGATGCGCGAGGTGACTGCGCGGCTGTGGCAGCAGGACGTGCTCCCGGATTACCGCGATCCCGGCGGTCTCCGCATCGGCCTGTCCCCGCTGTCGACGTCGTTCGCCGAGGTTGCGACCGGCATGGCCGCCGTGGCCGCCGCGCTGGATGACGCAACCGCGTCCGCCGGCGGCCCCTCCGCCTCCTGA
- a CDS encoding CDP-alcohol phosphatidyltransferase family protein — protein MTDTAASTFRDRFTLLREAQKRRTGVPLYTLAVNRPVGRVIAAASPRGITPNHLTGIGALFTFAGILYLLVWADGSPWSALVGVALVVGFFFDSADGQLARLRGGGSASGEWLDHVIDGVRIVLLHIATLAFLLRTEAVPTPVAFALCTVFVVAASATFFSGSLFEKLTTSAPSTRVTSGSRLRSALMLPVDYGVTCWIFLLTAWVPVFVVVYALAALAKVGTTTMLLSKWYRTLRREDRERRAAAA, from the coding sequence ATGACCGACACCGCTGCGTCCACGTTCCGCGACAGATTCACCCTGCTGCGGGAGGCTCAGAAGCGCCGCACCGGGGTGCCGCTGTACACGCTGGCGGTCAACCGACCCGTCGGACGGGTCATCGCGGCCGCATCTCCCCGCGGGATCACCCCGAACCACCTCACCGGCATCGGGGCGCTCTTCACGTTCGCCGGGATCCTCTACCTGCTCGTCTGGGCCGACGGCTCACCGTGGAGCGCACTGGTGGGCGTCGCCCTCGTCGTGGGGTTCTTCTTCGACTCCGCCGACGGTCAGCTCGCGCGGTTGCGCGGCGGCGGGTCGGCGTCGGGCGAGTGGCTCGACCACGTGATCGACGGGGTGCGGATCGTGCTGCTGCATATCGCGACGCTCGCCTTCCTGCTGCGCACGGAGGCCGTCCCGACACCGGTGGCCTTCGCGCTGTGCACCGTGTTCGTGGTCGCAGCGTCGGCGACCTTCTTCTCGGGGAGCCTCTTCGAGAAACTCACCACGAGCGCCCCGAGCACGCGCGTGACCTCGGGCTCCCGGCTGCGGTCCGCGCTCATGCTGCCCGTCGATTACGGCGTCACGTGCTGGATCTTCCTCCTCACCGCCTGGGTGCCGGTGTTCGTCGTGGTCTATGCCCTGGCGGCGCTGGCGAAGGTCGGAACGACGACGATGCTGCTCTCGAAGTGGTACCGGACGCTGCGGCGGGAGGACCGGGAACGCCGCGCCGCCGCCGCGTGA
- a CDS encoding GNAT family N-acetyltransferase: protein MTAFLRQADLTLSGLDDPHVRLWIERDEASDIVGTTGYELSADGGHALIRSVAVGPSQRSRGRGSALARFALDRAVDEGAQRAWLFSRRSGPFWQSLGFEPADRDALAVALAGTHQVRLFRRTGQLAREVAWSRALGDERTASRRRGVPRTG from the coding sequence GTGACGGCATTCCTCCGCCAGGCCGACCTCACGCTGAGCGGACTGGACGACCCGCACGTGCGCCTGTGGATCGAGCGCGACGAGGCGTCCGACATCGTCGGCACCACCGGGTACGAGCTGAGCGCCGATGGCGGGCACGCGCTCATCCGCAGTGTCGCCGTGGGCCCGTCGCAGCGTTCGCGTGGCCGGGGGAGCGCCCTCGCTCGGTTTGCGTTGGACCGGGCCGTGGACGAGGGCGCGCAGCGGGCATGGCTGTTCAGTCGCCGTTCCGGCCCGTTCTGGCAGAGCCTCGGCTTCGAGCCCGCCGACCGTGACGCGCTGGCGGTGGCTCTGGCCGGAACGCACCAGGTGAGGCTGTTCCGGCGCACCGGGCAGCTGGCGCGCGAGGTCGCGTGGTCGCGCGCGCTGGGCGACGAGCGAACCGCGTCACGACGCCGCGGTGTGCCGCGTACAGGCTGA
- a CDS encoding GDP-L-fucose synthase, which produces MSEAAGAATGDGVAFTPGPLDRDATFYVAGHSGLAGSAVWRALEGAGFTDLVGRRSAELDLKDRDAVFSFFRETSPRYVVLAAAKVGGILANSTYPVDFLSDNLRIQTNVMDAAREAGVERLLFLGSSCIYPKFAPQPIREDALLTGHLEPTNDAYAIAKIAGILHVQSVRRQDGLPWISAMPTNLYGPNDNFSPLGSHVLPALIRRYDEAAAAGASSVTNWGTGTPRREFLHSDDLASALLHLMEHYDGPEHVNVGTGSDVTIREIAETIADVVGYEGETEWDTSKPDGTPQKLLDVSRLADAGWRPQIDLREGLERTVAWFREHHASIRG; this is translated from the coding sequence ATGAGCGAGGCGGCCGGCGCGGCGACCGGCGACGGCGTGGCGTTCACGCCGGGCCCGCTCGACCGCGACGCCACGTTCTACGTCGCCGGGCACTCCGGCCTCGCCGGGAGCGCCGTGTGGCGCGCGCTCGAGGGCGCGGGCTTCACCGACCTCGTCGGTCGCCGGTCGGCGGAGCTCGACCTCAAGGACCGCGACGCGGTGTTCTCGTTCTTCCGGGAGACCTCGCCGCGGTACGTGGTGCTGGCCGCGGCGAAGGTCGGCGGCATCCTCGCGAACAGCACGTATCCCGTCGACTTCCTGAGCGACAACCTGCGCATCCAGACGAACGTGATGGATGCCGCACGTGAGGCGGGCGTCGAACGGCTGCTCTTCCTCGGGTCGTCGTGCATCTACCCGAAGTTCGCGCCCCAGCCGATCCGCGAGGACGCGCTCCTCACCGGTCACCTGGAGCCCACGAACGACGCGTACGCGATCGCGAAGATCGCCGGCATCCTGCACGTCCAGTCGGTGCGCCGTCAGGACGGCCTGCCGTGGATCTCGGCCATGCCGACCAACCTCTACGGGCCCAACGACAACTTCTCGCCGCTGGGGTCGCACGTGCTGCCGGCTCTCATCCGCCGCTACGACGAGGCCGCCGCGGCCGGAGCGTCGTCGGTGACCAACTGGGGCACCGGCACGCCGCGCCGCGAGTTCCTGCACTCCGACGACCTCGCCTCCGCCCTGCTGCACCTCATGGAGCACTACGACGGTCCCGAGCACGTCAACGTGGGCACCGGCAGCGACGTCACGATCCGCGAGATCGCGGAGACGATCGCCGACGTCGTCGGGTACGAGGGCGAGACGGAGTGGGACACGTCGAAGCCCGACGGCACGCCGCAGAAGCTTCTCGACGTCTCGCGACTGGCGGATGCCGGTTGGCGGCCGCAGATCGACCTCCGCGAGGGGCTCGAGCGCACCGTCGCCTGGTTCCGCGAGCACCACGCGAGCATCCGCGGCTGA
- the gmd gene encoding GDP-mannose 4,6-dehydratase, with product MTKRAFITGITGQDGSYLAELLLGKGYEVHGLIRRASTFNTSRIDHLYVDPHDPSAKLFLHYGDLSDGARLTTLLASINPDEVYNLAAQSHVRVSFDEPEHTADTTGTGSIRVLEAVRMSGIDTRFYQASSSELYGATPPPQSETTPFYPRSPYAAAKLYSFWITKNYREAYGMFATNGILFNHESPRRGETFVTRKITRAVAAIKAGRQDHVYMGNLDAIRDWGYAAEYVEGMWRMLQVDEPDDFVLATGVGITVREFLETAFSHAGLNWEDHVRFDERYLRPTEVDALIGDPSKAEEKLGWKATVGPLDLARLMVDADIKALEHAGTPWIDRVPLAGWPLS from the coding sequence GTGACCAAACGCGCTTTCATCACGGGCATCACGGGGCAGGACGGGTCGTATCTGGCCGAGTTGCTGCTGGGCAAGGGGTACGAGGTCCACGGCCTCATCCGGCGGGCGTCGACGTTCAACACGTCGCGCATCGACCACCTGTACGTCGACCCGCACGACCCGTCGGCCAAGCTGTTCCTGCACTACGGCGACCTGAGCGACGGTGCGCGACTGACGACGCTGCTGGCCAGCATCAACCCCGACGAGGTCTACAACCTCGCGGCGCAGTCGCACGTGCGCGTCTCGTTCGACGAGCCCGAGCACACTGCCGACACCACCGGCACCGGCTCGATCCGCGTGCTCGAGGCCGTCCGCATGTCGGGCATCGACACGCGGTTCTACCAGGCGTCGTCCTCGGAGCTCTACGGGGCGACCCCGCCACCGCAGAGCGAGACGACGCCGTTCTACCCGCGCTCGCCCTACGCGGCGGCCAAGCTGTACAGCTTCTGGATCACGAAGAACTACCGCGAGGCGTACGGCATGTTCGCCACCAACGGCATCCTCTTCAACCACGAGTCGCCGCGCCGCGGTGAGACGTTCGTGACGCGCAAGATCACCCGCGCCGTCGCCGCGATCAAGGCGGGCCGTCAGGACCACGTCTACATGGGAAACCTCGACGCGATCCGCGACTGGGGCTACGCGGCGGAGTACGTCGAGGGCATGTGGCGCATGCTGCAGGTCGACGAGCCCGACGACTTCGTGCTCGCGACAGGCGTCGGCATCACGGTGCGCGAGTTCCTCGAGACGGCGTTCTCGCACGCCGGCCTCAACTGGGAGGACCACGTCCGCTTCGACGAGCGCTACCTGCGCCCCACCGAGGTCGACGCCCTGATCGGCGACCCGTCGAAGGCGGAGGAGAAGCTCGGCTGGAAGGCGACCGTCGGGCCGCTCGACCTCGCACGTCTCATGGTCGACGCCGACATCAAGGCGCTCGAGCACGCCGGCACGCCGTGGATCGACCGCGTTCCGCTCGCGGGCTGGCCGCTCTCATGA
- a CDS encoding polyprenol monophosphomannose synthase, whose product MDLSIIVPTYNEAPNVAELVRRVSAAVSGVDAEIVFVDDSTDRTPDVIREVAAASALPVRLLHRTERAGGLGGAVIEGMRIAASDLCLVMDGDLQHPPEKIPEMLARHAEGDVDVVVASRYAGGGTSHGLADRTRVMVSKVSTAITKSMFPVRLRDVTDPMTGFFLVDRRTVDLEGLRPRGFKILLEILVRRSFRIAEVPFDFADRHAGESKASVRQGVHFLTQLAALRFGKMSLFAVIGGLGAVANVAIVWALTQLGVDYIVAAIIAAEATIIGNFLLIERFVFSDMRGQASGVWSRFAKSFAFNNAEAVIRIPIVALMVETGHVSVVVATAVTLVVAFVVRFVFHSLVVYAPRKSERTPMRAALEQLDEQAMQPGEL is encoded by the coding sequence ATCGACCTGTCGATCATCGTGCCGACCTACAACGAAGCACCGAACGTTGCAGAGCTCGTCCGCCGCGTCAGCGCCGCGGTCTCCGGCGTCGACGCGGAGATCGTGTTCGTCGACGACAGCACCGACCGCACGCCCGACGTGATCCGCGAGGTGGCCGCGGCATCCGCTCTTCCCGTTCGGCTCCTGCATCGCACGGAGCGCGCGGGCGGCCTCGGGGGCGCCGTGATCGAGGGGATGCGCATCGCCGCGTCCGACCTGTGCCTCGTGATGGACGGCGATCTGCAGCACCCGCCCGAGAAGATCCCCGAAATGCTCGCGCGCCACGCCGAGGGGGACGTCGATGTCGTCGTCGCCTCGCGCTATGCGGGCGGTGGCACGTCGCACGGCCTCGCCGACCGCACGCGTGTGATGGTCTCGAAGGTCTCCACGGCGATCACGAAGTCCATGTTCCCCGTGCGGCTGCGCGACGTCACCGACCCGATGACCGGCTTCTTCCTTGTCGATCGCCGCACCGTCGACCTCGAGGGCCTGCGCCCGCGCGGCTTCAAGATCCTGCTCGAGATCCTCGTGCGACGTTCGTTCCGCATCGCCGAGGTGCCCTTCGATTTCGCCGACCGTCACGCGGGCGAGTCGAAGGCATCCGTCCGGCAGGGCGTGCACTTCCTCACCCAGCTCGCGGCGCTGCGATTCGGCAAGATGTCGCTCTTCGCCGTAATCGGCGGACTCGGCGCGGTCGCCAACGTCGCCATCGTGTGGGCGCTCACGCAGCTCGGCGTCGACTACATCGTCGCCGCGATCATCGCGGCGGAGGCAACCATCATCGGCAACTTCCTGCTGATCGAACGGTTCGTGTTCTCCGACATGCGCGGGCAGGCCTCCGGGGTGTGGTCGCGGTTCGCGAAGTCGTTCGCGTTCAACAACGCCGAAGCGGTCATCCGCATCCCCATCGTCGCGCTGATGGTCGAGACGGGGCACGTCTCCGTCGTCGTCGCCACAGCGGTCACCCTCGTCGTCGCCTTCGTGGTGCGCTTCGTCTTCCACTCGCTCGTCGTGTACGCGCCCCGCAAGAGCGAGCGCACGCCGATGCGTGCAGCGCTGGAGCAGCTCGACGAGCAGGCCATGCAGCCCGGAGAGCTCTGA
- a CDS encoding acetyltransferase, protein MSPTRVIDLSLAPGAPEPLRRSKWVTFSWSLVELLLVSNRLQISSSLRAWALRKYGAKIGTGVVMRPRLRVKSPWNLEIGDRCWIGDGVWFHNRDRITVGNDVSISQETYLTTGAHAFRTDMGLITNPIVIEDGVWLTSRCVVLGGAHIGRSAVISPLTVVRGTIPENSIVSAPAPVIVGTRFETGDE, encoded by the coding sequence ATGTCTCCTACGCGCGTCATCGACCTCTCGCTGGCGCCGGGTGCGCCCGAACCGCTGCGCAGATCGAAGTGGGTGACCTTCAGCTGGTCGCTCGTGGAGCTTCTGCTGGTGTCCAACCGACTGCAGATCAGCTCGTCGCTGCGCGCCTGGGCGCTGCGCAAGTACGGCGCGAAGATCGGCACGGGCGTCGTCATGCGCCCTCGCCTGCGGGTGAAGTCGCCGTGGAACCTCGAGATCGGCGACCGCTGCTGGATCGGCGACGGCGTGTGGTTCCACAACCGTGACCGGATCACGGTCGGCAACGACGTCTCGATCTCGCAGGAGACCTACCTGACGACCGGAGCGCACGCGTTCCGCACCGACATGGGGCTCATCACCAACCCCATCGTGATCGAGGACGGCGTGTGGCTCACGTCGCGCTGCGTCGTGCTCGGCGGTGCCCACATCGGGCGTTCCGCCGTGATCTCGCCGCTCACCGTCGTGCGGGGCACGATCCCCGAGAACAGCATCGTCTCCGCTCCCGCGCCGGTCATCGTCGGCACGCGCTTCGAGACCGGCGACGAATGA
- a CDS encoding glycosyltransferase codes for MRIAHVLTYISADGAFGGPLAVLSEQTSELARRGHRVEVFAGWDGVAAFAPEGVVAHLFPARQAVPGAGFSGLIAPGLRRALQRRRDDFDVIHVHLARDLVTLPVAHAFRRGRGPRLFLQPHGMVKPDARLRARVFDRWVRPVLRGATGTFALTDTDAGRLRAVEPQVRILDLPNGVSVPPAVERAVDGRPEVLFLARLQPRKRVLLFADAAHRLLRAGVDADFVIVGPDEGDLPALQERIATAGSGDRVRYEGSVPPGAGRDRMARADVYVLPSFSEPFPMSVLEALSVGTPTVISETCHIADRLGDAVAVFAEPATGDDPERAAVALADAIGRLLADPSARRALSARGRRAIEEGFSIARIGDLLDGYYAGGASAGERRPADSD; via the coding sequence ATGAGGATCGCGCACGTCCTCACCTACATCAGCGCCGACGGCGCGTTCGGCGGCCCGCTGGCCGTGTTGAGCGAGCAGACGTCGGAACTCGCGCGCCGCGGACACCGCGTCGAGGTGTTCGCGGGCTGGGACGGCGTCGCCGCCTTCGCACCCGAGGGCGTCGTCGCGCACCTGTTCCCGGCGCGCCAAGCCGTTCCCGGTGCGGGCTTCAGCGGCCTGATCGCCCCGGGCCTGCGGCGCGCGCTGCAGCGGCGACGCGACGACTTCGACGTCATCCACGTCCACCTCGCACGCGACCTGGTGACGCTGCCGGTGGCCCACGCGTTCCGTCGCGGTCGCGGGCCGCGGCTGTTCCTGCAGCCCCACGGCATGGTCAAGCCCGACGCCCGCCTGCGGGCGCGCGTGTTCGACCGGTGGGTACGGCCCGTGCTGCGCGGCGCCACGGGCACGTTCGCGCTGACCGACACGGATGCCGGACGCCTCCGCGCCGTCGAGCCGCAGGTGCGCATCCTCGATCTCCCCAACGGCGTGTCGGTGCCGCCCGCCGTCGAGCGTGCCGTCGACGGGCGCCCCGAGGTGCTGTTCCTCGCGCGCCTGCAGCCACGCAAGCGCGTGCTCCTGTTCGCCGACGCGGCCCACCGGCTGCTGCGGGCGGGCGTCGATGCCGATTTCGTGATCGTCGGCCCCGACGAGGGCGACCTGCCCGCGCTTCAGGAGCGGATCGCGACGGCGGGCTCCGGCGACCGGGTGCGCTACGAGGGATCGGTGCCGCCGGGTGCCGGGCGCGACCGCATGGCGCGTGCCGACGTCTACGTCCTGCCGAGTTTCAGCGAACCGTTCCCGATGTCGGTGCTGGAGGCCCTCTCGGTGGGCACGCCGACGGTGATCTCCGAGACCTGCCACATCGCCGACCGCCTCGGCGACGCCGTGGCCGTGTTCGCCGAGCCGGCCACCGGCGACGACCCCGAACGGGCCGCAGTCGCACTGGCGGATGCCATCGGCCGCCTGCTCGCCGACCCGTCTGCACGCCGCGCTCTCTCTGCGCGCGGACGGCGCGCGATCGAGGAGGGCTTCTCCATCGCGCGCATCGGCGATCTGCTCGACGGCTACTATGCCGGTGGGGCGTCCGCCGGGGAGCGACGTCCCGCCGATTCGGACTGA
- a CDS encoding glutaredoxin domain-containing protein — translation MTTSPSTITMFGADWCRDCRRTKAQLDELGVPYTYVDLEAEPDAADVAREISGRTNIPVVVYPDATHHVEPSNDDVAAKLRELALI, via the coding sequence ATGACGACGTCCCCCTCGACCATCACGATGTTCGGCGCCGACTGGTGCCGCGATTGCCGTCGCACGAAGGCACAGCTCGACGAGCTCGGTGTTCCGTACACCTACGTCGACCTGGAGGCGGAGCCCGACGCCGCCGACGTGGCGCGGGAGATCTCCGGCCGCACCAACATCCCCGTCGTGGTCTACCCCGACGCGACGCACCACGTCGAGCCGTCCAACGACGACGTCGCCGCCAAACTCCGCGAGCTCGCGCTCATCTGA
- a CDS encoding adenylyltransferase/cytidyltransferase family protein, which yields MATRIGYAAGAFDLFHVGHLNILRHAKEQCDLLIAGVVSDEMLREVKGVQPFIPTAERAEIVRSVRYVDHVHVETVPDKLDVWRQVGFTHFFKGDDWRGTEKGLRLERDFAEVGVEVVYFPYTAHTSSSQLRRALEVVTAETLHGYDERAASA from the coding sequence ATGGCTACACGCATTGGTTATGCCGCTGGGGCGTTCGACCTGTTCCACGTCGGACACCTCAACATCCTTCGCCACGCGAAGGAGCAGTGCGATCTTCTGATCGCGGGGGTCGTCAGCGACGAGATGCTGCGCGAGGTGAAGGGCGTCCAGCCGTTCATCCCGACGGCGGAACGCGCTGAGATCGTCCGCTCGGTCCGCTACGTCGATCACGTGCACGTGGAAACCGTGCCCGACAAGCTCGACGTGTGGCGCCAGGTCGGTTTCACGCACTTCTTCAAGGGTGACGACTGGCGCGGCACCGAGAAGGGCTTGCGGCTGGAACGCGACTTCGCCGAGGTGGGGGTGGAGGTCGTGTACTTCCCGTACACCGCCCACACGTCCAGTTCACAGCTGCGTCGAGCGCTCGAGGTCGTCACGGCCGAGACGCTGCACGGCTACGACGAACGCGCCGCCTCGGCCTGA